In a single window of the Insulibacter thermoxylanivorax genome:
- a CDS encoding rhamnulokinase — MSVLAYDLGATSGRALIGRLTDRKLVIEEIHRFPNDPVQVGAHLHWDILRLFHEMKQGLIQAKNANAGDLRSLAIDSWAVDVGFLDKNGELLGNPYHYRDHHTDGIMEEVFRFVPREEIFRRTGIQFLQINTIFQLYALKKADASVLAQAESMLMIPDLLRYFLTGERLGEFSNATTTQLYNPLTQSWDEILIEKLGLQASIFPQVTMPGTRAGEILPSIQEELGVPAIPVFTVAEHDTGSAVAAVPALTKDFAYLSCGTWSLMGTEVTEPVLTDEALELNFTNEGGVGGTYRLLKNIMGLWLLEECRRTWLKAGQSLSYEEMIAAAQEARPFRSLIDPDVDAFLNPVDMPQAIRDFCRETGQQEPQSVGETIRCILESLALKYRYVLEMTERLSGKTFEGLHMVGGGIKNAMLCQFTANALGKPVWAGPTEGSGIGNILVQYMALGDIQDIWEARSIVRDSFSIQTYEPQDAAQWQEAYERFTSILR; from the coding sequence TTGAGTGTACTCGCTTATGATCTGGGAGCGACGAGCGGCCGAGCCTTGATCGGCCGCTTGACCGACCGGAAATTAGTGATCGAAGAGATTCACCGTTTTCCGAACGATCCCGTACAAGTCGGCGCGCATCTGCACTGGGATATCCTGCGCTTGTTCCATGAGATGAAGCAGGGCTTGATCCAAGCCAAAAACGCGAATGCCGGCGATCTCCGCAGCCTGGCCATCGACTCCTGGGCCGTTGACGTGGGATTCCTCGATAAGAACGGGGAACTGCTAGGCAATCCGTACCATTACCGCGATCACCATACGGATGGGATCATGGAGGAGGTTTTCCGCTTCGTCCCGCGTGAGGAGATCTTCCGCCGCACGGGGATCCAGTTCCTTCAAATCAACACGATCTTCCAGCTGTATGCGCTGAAGAAAGCAGATGCTTCAGTGCTGGCGCAAGCGGAGTCGATGTTGATGATCCCCGATCTGCTGCGCTATTTCCTGACGGGCGAGCGGCTTGGGGAATTCTCCAATGCCACGACGACCCAGCTGTACAACCCGCTGACCCAGTCCTGGGATGAGATCTTGATCGAGAAGCTGGGGCTTCAGGCGTCGATCTTCCCCCAGGTGACGATGCCGGGTACGCGGGCGGGCGAGATTCTTCCGTCGATCCAAGAGGAGCTCGGCGTGCCGGCGATCCCGGTCTTCACTGTTGCAGAGCACGATACGGGATCTGCGGTAGCGGCGGTGCCGGCGCTTACGAAGGATTTTGCCTACCTCAGCTGCGGCACCTGGTCGCTGATGGGTACGGAAGTGACGGAACCGGTGCTCACCGATGAGGCTTTGGAGCTGAACTTTACCAACGAGGGCGGCGTAGGCGGCACCTACCGGCTGCTCAAGAATATCATGGGCCTGTGGCTCCTGGAGGAATGCCGCCGCACTTGGCTGAAAGCCGGCCAGTCCCTCAGCTATGAAGAGATGATCGCCGCCGCACAGGAGGCAAGGCCGTTTCGCAGCCTCATCGATCCCGATGTGGATGCGTTCCTCAATCCCGTGGATATGCCGCAAGCGATCCGCGATTTCTGCCGGGAGACGGGACAGCAGGAGCCGCAGAGCGTCGGCGAGACGATTCGCTGCATCCTTGAGAGCCTCGCGCTGAAGTACCGCTATGTGCTGGAGATGACCGAGCGTCTCTCGGGCAAGACGTTCGAAGGCTTGCACATGGTGGGCGGCGGCATCAAGAATGCGATGCTCTGCCAGTTCACGGCCAATGCCCTGGGCAAACCCGTATGGGCAGGTCCGACAGAGGGCAGCGGCATCGGCAACATTTTGGTACAATACATGGCGTTGGGCGATATCCAGGATATCTGGGAAGCCCGTTCTATCGTCCGGGATTCCTTCTCGATTCAGACTTATGAGCCGCAAGATGCGGCCCAGTGGCAGGAAGCGTATGAGCGCTTCACAAGCATACTTAGATAG
- a CDS encoding alpha/beta hydrolase — MNMDLWTDQFPYALGTEHEQRPTITCYLLPDEAGREAAPAVIVFPGGGYTHRADHEGEPIARWLNTLGIHAFVLNYRVAPYRHPAPLTDAQRAIRTVRARAAEWHIDPRRIGILGFSAGGHLASTAGTHFDHGQPEAEDPIERMSSRPDFMILCYPVITMGDYTHEGSRENLLGPDADPELVESLSNERQVTPETPPTFIWHTSDDGAVPVENALLFAGALSRAKVSFELHSFMSGRHGLGLAEDHPEAYVWTELCERWMRKLGVLGLK, encoded by the coding sequence ATGAATATGGACCTGTGGACGGATCAATTCCCCTATGCCTTGGGAACAGAGCATGAACAACGGCCAACGATCACCTGTTATCTGCTGCCGGATGAGGCGGGGAGAGAAGCCGCGCCTGCGGTGATTGTCTTCCCTGGGGGAGGCTATACTCACCGCGCAGATCATGAGGGAGAACCGATTGCTCGGTGGTTGAATACACTCGGCATCCATGCTTTCGTGCTGAATTATCGAGTTGCCCCGTACCGTCATCCGGCGCCCCTCACCGATGCGCAGCGGGCGATCCGCACCGTGCGGGCAAGAGCGGCGGAGTGGCATATCGATCCGCGCCGCATCGGAATCTTGGGATTCTCTGCGGGCGGGCATCTGGCATCGACGGCTGGGACGCATTTTGATCATGGGCAGCCCGAGGCTGAGGATCCGATCGAACGGATGAGTTCCCGCCCGGACTTCATGATCCTCTGCTATCCGGTGATCACGATGGGGGATTACACCCATGAGGGATCCAGAGAGAACCTGCTCGGTCCGGATGCCGATCCGGAATTGGTCGAAAGTTTGTCTAATGAACGACAAGTTACGCCGGAGACGCCGCCGACTTTTATCTGGCATACGTCGGATGACGGCGCGGTACCTGTCGAGAATGCGCTGCTCTTCGCTGGTGCTTTAAGCCGTGCGAAGGTGTCCTTTGAACTGCATTCGTTCATGTCCGGGCGCCATGGACTGGGTCTTGCTGAGGATCATCCGGAAGCTTATGTCTGGACAGAACTTTGTGAGCGCTGGATGCGAAAATTAGGGGTATTAGGTCTAAAGTAG
- a CDS encoding DeoR/GlpR family DNA-binding transcription regulator, producing the protein MLAAERCEKIVQLVDERGSVRVSELSEIFKVTEETIRRDLDKLEQAGRLLRSHGGAVSIKDHTSETPFMEREVTNVEEKKQIAKEAVRHVRPRDRIILDASTTAWYMAQMLPDIPLTVLTNSIKVAFELANKEKIEVVSTGGILSPRSLSFVGPLAESSLEQYHVNKAFISCKGVHLDRGATESNELQARLKKRMIEIADEVYLLVDYSKFNVNEFSQAAPCEAFHTLITDAKAEQRFLAAWRERYAANVIVAGT; encoded by the coding sequence ATGCTGGCAGCGGAAAGATGTGAGAAGATCGTCCAGCTCGTCGATGAACGAGGCAGTGTACGCGTATCCGAACTAAGCGAGATCTTCAAAGTGACGGAAGAGACGATTCGCCGCGATCTCGATAAATTGGAACAGGCCGGCCGCTTGCTGCGAAGCCACGGCGGTGCGGTCAGCATCAAGGACCATACCAGCGAGACGCCGTTCATGGAACGGGAAGTGACGAATGTCGAGGAGAAGAAGCAGATCGCCAAGGAGGCGGTGCGCCATGTCAGACCGCGGGACCGCATCATCCTCGATGCCAGTACGACGGCTTGGTATATGGCACAGATGCTGCCGGATATCCCGCTGACGGTGCTGACGAATTCGATCAAGGTCGCCTTCGAGCTGGCGAACAAGGAGAAGATCGAGGTCGTCTCGACAGGGGGAATCCTCTCCCCGCGTTCGTTATCTTTCGTGGGTCCCCTGGCAGAAAGCAGCTTGGAACAATATCACGTGAACAAAGCCTTTATCTCCTGCAAGGGCGTTCACTTGGACCGCGGTGCGACGGAGTCCAATGAGCTGCAAGCCAGGCTGAAGAAACGCATGATCGAGATCGCCGACGAAGTCTATCTGCTGGTGGACTACAGCAAGTTCAACGTCAATGAATTTTCGCAGGCGGCGCCGTGCGAGGCTTTTCACACATTGATTACCGACGCGAAGGCTGAGCAGCGTTTCCTCGCAGCATGGCGGGAGCGCTATGCTGCGAATGTGATCGTTGCTGGGACCTAA
- a CDS encoding (Fe-S)-binding protein: protein MKVSLFITCLSDVMYPRVGEAMVRMLARCGVQLDFPEVQTCCGQPAFNSGYWDEARASAKTLLEAFEDSDFVISPSGSCTGMIHHYYPKLFAEDPKMLDKALRLRDKTYEFSQFLVNVLGIVDVGATFPYKVTYHPSCHGTRVLGIQDEPLTLLQHVKGLELVPLPDAEYCCGFGGTFAVKMSEISGAMVTEKAEKITRTDADVLVGLDMGCLMNIGGKLHNAGSKVRVMHLAELLYEGVSA, encoded by the coding sequence ATGAAAGTTTCGCTCTTCATCACTTGTCTCAGCGATGTGATGTATCCGCGCGTCGGCGAAGCGATGGTGCGGATGCTTGCGCGCTGCGGCGTGCAGCTGGATTTTCCGGAGGTGCAGACCTGCTGCGGGCAACCGGCGTTTAACAGCGGATATTGGGACGAAGCGCGGGCTTCGGCGAAGACCTTGCTGGAAGCCTTCGAGGACAGCGACTTCGTCATCTCCCCATCCGGCTCTTGCACGGGGATGATCCACCATTACTATCCGAAGTTGTTTGCAGAAGATCCGAAGATGCTGGATAAGGCCCTGAGGCTCAGGGACAAAACCTATGAATTCTCGCAGTTCCTGGTGAACGTGCTCGGGATCGTCGATGTGGGTGCAACTTTTCCTTATAAAGTCACATACCACCCATCCTGCCACGGCACTCGCGTACTCGGCATTCAGGATGAGCCGCTGACCCTCTTGCAGCATGTCAAAGGTCTTGAACTCGTGCCGCTTCCCGATGCGGAATATTGCTGCGGCTTCGGCGGCACCTTCGCCGTGAAGATGTCGGAGATCTCAGGAGCGATGGTGACGGAGAAGGCGGAGAAGATCACGAGGACCGATGCCGACGTGCTCGTCGGCCTCGACATGGGCTGTCTGATGAATATCGGCGGGAAGCTTCATAACGCAGGCAGCAAGGTCCGTGTGATGCATCTCGCAGAACTGCTCTATGAAGGGGTGAGCGCATGA
- a CDS encoding VanW family protein, whose product MRQKRSQQSGGRGFFGFLLNLILILMLLAAGIVGLHALGWIQIEYEPVKQLLSWADFNNNGQNAASNNEDQDADETSSKEDQQGQNDAAADAPSGEQPQDTPAHGPEESTTEQPAATQPEPAEQPAGTREGVLATVSGTVAADDGQRALLMQLDGMKIASRGVLSIEDWLSEAEISEPASYNWVLSQMSSLIYEAALRSGLEPVERYLHDELPEGMKPGFDVRYEHGKRNFSIYNPTDHEVYLQLAFDNQQATLSIRGVMGEDWQQPAIRVSAPENFAPETILVVDHQNRTGRTVARPGREGLLVKVYRKIGDEPEELVAKDYYAPQPELITVPPVSQAGTGQES is encoded by the coding sequence ATGAGGCAGAAGCGTAGTCAACAATCCGGCGGTCGAGGTTTCTTTGGATTCTTGCTCAATTTGATCTTAATCCTGATGCTCCTTGCCGCTGGAATCGTAGGATTGCATGCCTTGGGATGGATCCAGATCGAATATGAACCCGTCAAGCAGCTCTTGAGTTGGGCGGATTTCAACAATAATGGACAGAATGCAGCATCTAATAATGAAGATCAAGACGCTGATGAAACCAGCAGCAAGGAAGATCAACAAGGACAAAATGATGCAGCTGCAGACGCACCTTCCGGTGAACAGCCGCAGGATACGCCGGCACATGGCCCCGAAGAATCGACAACTGAGCAGCCTGCTGCAACGCAGCCGGAACCGGCGGAGCAGCCGGCGGGCACCAGAGAAGGCGTGCTGGCAACGGTCAGCGGCACGGTGGCAGCTGATGATGGACAGCGGGCGCTCCTGATGCAGCTCGATGGGATGAAGATCGCTTCCCGCGGTGTCCTTTCTATAGAAGATTGGTTGTCGGAAGCTGAGATCAGCGAACCGGCTTCCTACAACTGGGTACTTTCCCAGATGTCGAGCCTCATCTATGAAGCAGCGCTGCGAAGCGGGCTGGAACCGGTAGAGCGCTATCTGCATGATGAGCTTCCAGAGGGAATGAAACCGGGATTTGATGTTCGCTATGAACATGGAAAGCGGAATTTCTCGATCTATAATCCGACGGATCACGAGGTTTATCTGCAGTTAGCCTTTGACAATCAACAAGCGACGCTGTCGATCCGCGGAGTAATGGGCGAGGATTGGCAGCAACCGGCGATTCGTGTAAGCGCTCCAGAGAATTTTGCACCTGAGACCATTCTGGTCGTTGACCACCAGAATCGGACAGGCCGAACGGTTGCAAGACCGGGCCGGGAAGGGCTTCTGGTCAAGGTTTACCGCAAGATCGGCGATGAGCCGGAAGAGCTGGTGGCTAAGGATTATTACGCGCCGCAGCCTGAATTGATAACCGTACCTCCAGTGAGTCAAGCAGGAACAGGTCAAGAGAGTTGA
- a CDS encoding LutB/LldF family L-lactate oxidation iron-sulfur protein, with product MVHTAYGADRTVKQRSKQALQDEFLQRAVKFTTQRLKNGKQKAAEEHGNWEQWRERGRQIRLHTIAHLDYYLNLFADNARKHGADVYFAKDAADAASITREIVREKQAKTVVKSKSMVTEELHINQVLAEMDVAAIETDLGEYIIQLAQEPPSHIIIPAIHKNKQQIADLLSEEAGEKLEADTQVLAGFVRRKLREQFLSAEIGITGCNFAIAESGSIVIFENEGNARMVSTLPKTQITYMGMERIIPSFEDLEVMATLLPRSATGQKLTAYMSAITGPKRRGDGDGPEELHIIIIDNGRSRQLGDPDFQELLNCIRCGACLNVCPVYRHIGGHSYGSVYSGPIGAVLTPALQEDPAQWQDIADASSLCGACWEACPVKIPLHDMLVYLRSRKVESGVTPPAEKAAFRGFSYVMSDPRRLSRLLKAGRIGQKLVARGGYIRIKGPLKGWTNYRDLPELPPQSFRDRWPELAQELEREQPAATMIQEIEARLKKVLEERAKGARGNDRWQRCKR from the coding sequence ATGGTACACACGGCTTATGGGGCAGACCGTACTGTCAAACAGCGCTCGAAGCAGGCGCTGCAGGATGAATTCCTGCAGAGGGCGGTCAAGTTTACGACGCAGCGGCTGAAGAACGGCAAGCAGAAGGCGGCGGAAGAACACGGCAACTGGGAACAGTGGCGGGAGCGCGGACGGCAGATCCGCCTGCATACGATCGCTCATCTGGACTATTATCTAAACCTATTCGCAGATAATGCCCGCAAACACGGTGCAGATGTGTACTTTGCGAAGGATGCGGCTGACGCGGCGAGCATCACCCGCGAGATTGTGCGCGAGAAGCAGGCCAAGACCGTCGTCAAGTCCAAATCCATGGTGACGGAAGAGCTGCACATCAATCAGGTGCTGGCTGAGATGGATGTGGCAGCGATCGAGACGGACTTGGGCGAATATATCATCCAGCTGGCACAGGAACCTCCTTCGCACATCATCATTCCGGCGATACACAAGAATAAGCAGCAGATCGCTGATCTGCTCTCCGAGGAAGCGGGAGAGAAACTGGAGGCGGACACCCAAGTGCTTGCAGGCTTCGTACGCAGGAAGCTGCGCGAACAGTTCCTCAGCGCGGAGATCGGCATCACCGGCTGTAACTTCGCCATCGCCGAGAGCGGCTCCATCGTCATCTTCGAGAACGAAGGCAATGCGCGCATGGTGAGTACCTTGCCGAAGACGCAGATCACCTATATGGGGATGGAGCGGATCATCCCGTCCTTCGAAGATCTGGAAGTGATGGCCACTCTCCTGCCGCGGTCGGCGACGGGCCAGAAGCTGACAGCATATATGTCGGCGATCACCGGACCGAAGCGGCGGGGCGACGGGGACGGTCCGGAGGAGCTGCATATCATCATCATCGACAACGGCCGCTCCCGTCAGCTTGGCGATCCGGACTTCCAAGAGCTGCTGAACTGCATCCGCTGCGGCGCATGCCTGAACGTCTGCCCGGTGTACCGTCATATCGGCGGGCACTCCTACGGCAGCGTCTACAGCGGACCGATCGGTGCGGTGCTGACACCAGCCCTGCAGGAAGATCCCGCGCAGTGGCAGGATATCGCCGACGCTTCCAGTCTATGCGGCGCTTGCTGGGAAGCCTGTCCAGTGAAGATCCCGCTGCATGATATGCTTGTCTATCTGCGCAGCCGCAAGGTGGAAAGCGGCGTCACGCCGCCGGCGGAGAAGGCAGCCTTCCGAGGCTTCTCCTATGTGATGTCCGACCCCAGACGCCTCAGCCGCCTGCTGAAGGCGGGCCGCATCGGTCAGAAACTGGTCGCCCGCGGCGGATATATCCGCATCAAGGGACCGCTCAAGGGATGGACGAACTACCGGGATCTGCCGGAGCTTCCGCCGCAGTCCTTCCGCGACCGCTGGCCGGAACTGGCGCAGGAGTTAGAGCGGGAACAGCCGGCAGCGACGATGATCCAGGAGATCGAGGCGCGGCTGAAGAAGGTGCTGGAAGAACGGGCGAAGGGGGCACGAGGGAATGACCGCTGGCAAAGGTGTAAACGCTAA
- the rhaA gene encoding L-rhamnose isomerase yields MQDQIQRNYEEAKKQYAEHGIDTDKVLEELANIKVSVHCWQGDDVRGFLNRDQELTGGISVTGNYPGAARTPDELRQDMEKAFSLIPGKHKVNLHAIYADTDEKVELDELEPKHFQSWVDWAKEQGLGLDFNPTCFSHEKSEDGFTLSHPDPAIRQFWIDHCKAARRIGAFFGEQLGQTCITNVWIPDGFKDHPVDRLAPRQRLKDALDEVFAEELNPAHNLDAVESKLFGIGSEAYVVGSHEFYMGYGIANNKLICLDAGHFHPTEVISNKLSSLALFSPGILLHVSRPMRWDSDHVVIMDDELLEIARELVRGNLLEKAYIGLDFFDASINRVAAWVIGTRNTIKALLRAMLEPIDKLRQAELEGDYTTRLALTEEFKTYPFGAVWDYYCVKMGVPVRETWLDEVKKYEQDVLLKR; encoded by the coding sequence ATGCAGGACCAGATCCAGAGGAATTATGAAGAAGCCAAGAAGCAATATGCCGAACACGGCATCGATACGGATAAGGTGCTGGAGGAACTGGCGAATATCAAGGTTTCCGTCCACTGCTGGCAGGGCGATGACGTCCGCGGTTTCTTGAATCGGGATCAGGAACTGACCGGCGGCATCTCGGTGACGGGCAACTATCCGGGCGCAGCGCGTACACCGGATGAACTTAGACAGGACATGGAGAAAGCGTTCTCGTTAATCCCCGGCAAGCACAAGGTGAACCTCCATGCGATCTATGCGGATACCGATGAGAAAGTCGAACTGGACGAACTGGAGCCGAAGCATTTCCAGAGCTGGGTGGATTGGGCGAAGGAACAGGGATTGGGGCTGGATTTTAACCCGACATGCTTCTCCCATGAGAAATCCGAAGACGGCTTCACGCTGAGCCACCCAGACCCGGCGATCCGCCAGTTCTGGATCGATCACTGCAAGGCTGCCCGCAGAATCGGTGCATTCTTCGGTGAGCAGCTTGGCCAGACTTGTATTACGAACGTGTGGATTCCGGACGGTTTCAAGGACCATCCCGTTGACCGGTTGGCGCCGAGACAGCGTCTCAAAGATGCTCTGGACGAAGTCTTCGCAGAGGAGCTGAATCCGGCTCACAACCTCGATGCCGTTGAGAGCAAGCTCTTCGGGATCGGTTCGGAAGCGTATGTCGTCGGCTCGCATGAGTTCTATATGGGGTATGGCATCGCGAATAACAAGCTGATCTGCTTGGATGCGGGGCATTTCCATCCGACGGAAGTCATCTCGAACAAGCTGTCTTCGCTGGCGCTGTTCAGCCCGGGCATCCTCCTCCATGTCAGCCGCCCGATGCGCTGGGACAGCGACCATGTCGTCATCATGGACGACGAGCTGCTGGAGATTGCCCGTGAACTAGTACGCGGCAATCTGCTTGAGAAGGCCTATATCGGGCTGGACTTCTTCGATGCGAGCATCAACCGCGTGGCAGCTTGGGTGATCGGTACGCGCAATACGATCAAAGCGCTGCTCCGCGCGATGCTGGAGCCGATCGATAAGCTGCGGCAAGCAGAGCTGGAGGGCGATTACACGACCCGTCTGGCGCTGACCGAAGAGTTCAAGACTTATCCGTTCGGTGCTGTGTGGGATTATTATTGTGTGAAGATGGGCGTACCGGTTCGCGAGACCTGGCTGGATGAAGTGAAGAAATATGAGCAGGACGTTCTGCTGAAGCGATGA
- a CDS encoding GspE/PulE family protein yields MRLGELLVMNGLITQEQLEEVLRDENHSKKKIGELIVERGWITERQLLEALEFQLGFPVVNVSQYQLDERVVQLITEQQAKKYTVIPIERLHGKIKVAMVDPLNYDAIEDIRMSTGMNVMPCIATRAEIEQAIAKYYGMNDSMEELLEDIGDYDVKDEEQEAQDQDSPIVKLVNQIIQSAVLQRASDVHIDPQENHVAVRYRIDGVLRNERQLPKNMHGVLTARLKIISKLNIAEKRLPQDGRIQLRMNNQRVDIRVSILPTVHGESIVLRILDQSIGVKHLHELGLSESNMEKFQKVIRRPNGIILISGPTGSGKTSTLYSVLQEVNSEEVKIITVEDPVEYRMEGVIQVQVNTQIGLTFASGLRSILRQDPNIIMVGEIRDVETAEIAVRSSLTGHLVLSTIHTNSAIGTISRLADMGIDPYLIASSLTCVVGQRLVRRVCSECASQVAADEKEIALLQKYGLIGKQGQAMASTGTEHVHGMSGNVIPSNVYLTKGSGCAVCGNTGYKGRMAVHEVLVIDEPIRRMIVSNAPASEIQQYAEQELGYTTMMVDGLTKSLAGLTTIEEVLKAVSDE; encoded by the coding sequence ATGCGCCTAGGCGAGTTACTGGTGATGAATGGGCTGATCACTCAGGAGCAGTTAGAAGAAGTATTGCGCGATGAGAACCATTCGAAGAAAAAAATCGGCGAGCTGATCGTCGAGCGGGGATGGATCACAGAGCGCCAGCTGCTGGAAGCATTGGAGTTCCAGCTCGGCTTCCCGGTGGTGAATGTCTCCCAATATCAACTTGACGAACGCGTCGTCCAGCTGATTACGGAGCAGCAGGCGAAGAAGTATACCGTCATCCCCATCGAACGCCTGCACGGCAAGATCAAGGTAGCGATGGTCGATCCGCTGAACTACGATGCCATCGAAGATATCCGCATGTCCACGGGGATGAACGTGATGCCCTGTATCGCGACGCGGGCGGAGATCGAGCAGGCGATCGCCAAATACTACGGCATGAATGATTCGATGGAGGAACTGCTCGAAGATATCGGCGACTATGATGTCAAGGATGAGGAGCAGGAGGCGCAGGACCAGGATTCCCCCATCGTCAAGCTGGTGAACCAGATCATCCAGTCGGCGGTGCTGCAGCGAGCCAGTGACGTGCATATCGATCCGCAGGAGAATCACGTCGCGGTCCGCTACCGCATCGACGGCGTGCTGCGGAATGAACGCCAGCTGCCCAAGAACATGCACGGCGTGCTGACCGCGCGGCTGAAGATCATATCGAAATTGAATATCGCGGAGAAACGGCTGCCGCAGGACGGCCGCATCCAGCTGCGGATGAACAATCAGCGCGTCGATATCCGCGTCTCGATCCTGCCCACCGTACACGGTGAGAGCATCGTACTCAGAATACTCGACCAATCCATCGGCGTGAAACATCTGCATGAGCTGGGACTCAGCGAGTCCAATATGGAGAAATTCCAGAAGGTGATCCGCCGTCCGAACGGCATCATCCTGATCTCCGGTCCGACGGGAAGCGGGAAGACGTCGACGCTGTACTCCGTGCTTCAGGAAGTAAACAGCGAAGAAGTGAAGATCATCACCGTCGAAGACCCCGTGGAATATCGGATGGAAGGGGTCATCCAGGTTCAGGTTAATACGCAGATCGGCTTGACCTTCGCATCAGGGCTTCGCTCGATCCTCCGGCAAGACCCGAACATCATCATGGTCGGGGAGATCCGGGATGTGGAGACGGCGGAGATCGCCGTGCGTTCGTCGCTGACCGGTCACCTCGTGTTAAGCACGATCCACACGAACAGCGCGATCGGTACGATCAGCCGTCTGGCGGATATGGGCATCGACCCGTATCTCATCGCCTCCTCCCTCACCTGTGTTGTCGGACAGCGCTTGGTGCGCAGGGTGTGCAGCGAGTGCGCAAGCCAGGTAGCGGCTGATGAGAAGGAGATCGCCCTGCTGCAGAAATACGGGCTCATCGGCAAGCAGGGACAAGCGATGGCCTCGACGGGCACGGAGCACGTACACGGCATGAGCGGCAATGTGATCCCGTCGAATGTCTACCTGACCAAAGGCAGCGGCTGCGCCGTATGCGGCAACACCGGTTACAAGGGACGGATGGCGGTACATGAAGTGCTCGTCATCGATGAGCCGATCCGGCGCATGATCGTGAGCAATGCACCGGCGAGCGAGATCCAGCAGTATGCAGAACAAGAGCTGGGGTATACCACGATGATGGTCGATGGTTTGACCAAGTCCTTGGCCGGTCTTACGACCATCGAGGAAGTCTTGAAAGCGGTTAGTGATGAGTAA
- a CDS encoding LutC/YkgG family protein, translated as MTAGKGVNAKESARARFSSYERQEEFLQHIADRLGRPRQTEAPQHPYRGVPDYWREYTLDREARIELFIKNWTDLGGHALRLADMKDVRQFLQEFVQETGAQRVLVQDQPELKELDLAQAFGGAGGAEVAVWDSAASDLLGSAAQADIGIVLVDHAAAYTGTVVVQSSPQKGRSTSLLPKVFIAVIPAAVIEPNLGPILRGLDALPKEELPAGVHFITGPSRSSDIENDLTIGVHGPGIVYAVVVG; from the coding sequence ATGACCGCTGGCAAAGGTGTAAACGCTAAGGAGTCGGCAAGGGCGAGATTCTCTTCCTATGAGCGGCAAGAGGAATTCCTGCAGCACATCGCCGATCGCTTGGGGCGGCCCCGCCAGACGGAAGCGCCGCAGCACCCTTACCGCGGCGTACCGGATTACTGGCGGGAGTATACCCTGGACCGCGAGGCGCGCATCGAGCTGTTCATAAAGAACTGGACGGACCTCGGCGGTCACGCACTGCGGCTGGCGGACATGAAGGATGTACGGCAATTCCTGCAGGAATTCGTGCAGGAGACGGGAGCGCAGAGGGTGCTTGTTCAGGATCAGCCGGAACTTAAGGAGCTTGATCTTGCGCAGGCCTTTGGCGGCGCGGGCGGAGCGGAGGTTGCCGTGTGGGACAGCGCTGCATCGGATCTGCTGGGATCCGCGGCACAGGCGGATATCGGCATCGTTCTCGTCGATCATGCCGCTGCCTATACGGGAACGGTGGTTGTGCAATCATCCCCGCAGAAGGGGCGGTCGACGAGTTTGCTGCCGAAGGTCTTCATCGCTGTCATCCCTGCAGCAGTGATCGAGCCGAATCTAGGTCCGATCCTGCGCGGCCTCGATGCGCTGCCTAAGGAGGAGCTGCCCGCCGGCGTCCACTTCATCACGGGTCCGAGCCGTTCATCGGACATCGAGAACGATCTGACCATCGGCGTGCATGGACCGGGCATCGTCTACGCCGTGGTCGTGGGTTAG